A genomic segment from Labrus bergylta chromosome 3, fLabBer1.1, whole genome shotgun sequence encodes:
- the LOC136178537 gene encoding gastrula zinc finger protein XlCGF57.1-like gives MLVHTGEKAFSCSVCSKSFNHRQSLTRHMLVHTGEKAFSCSECSKRFNRKESLTRHMLVHTVAKPLSCSVCSKSFTRRGNLTTHILVHTGQKAFSCSVCSKSFTQRGHLTQHMLVHTVEKPFSCSVCSKSVTLRQSLTRHMLVHTGQKAFSCSVCSKSFTLRGTLTKHMSVHTGEKPFSCSECGKRFNRKATLTTHMLVHTGEKAFSCSVCSKSFTLRGSLTKHMLIHTGEKPFSCSECGKRFNRKEILTRHMLVHAGEKC, from the coding sequence atgttagttcatacaggagagaaagccttcagctgctctgtttgcagtaaaagctttaaccatagacaaagtctgaccagacacatgttagttcatacaggagagaaagccttcagctgctctgagtgtagtaaaaggtttaaccggaaagagtctctgaccagacacatgttagttcatacagtaGCGAAACCCttgagctgctctgtttgcagtaaaagctttacccgaagaggaaatctgaccacacacatattagttcatacaggacagaaagccttcagctgctctgtttgcagtaaaagctttacccaaagaggacatctgacccaacacatgttagttcatacagtagagaaacccttcagctgctctgtttgcagtaaaagcgtTACCCTTAGACAAagtctgaccagacacatgttagttcatacaggacagaaagccttcagctgctctgtttgcagtaaaagctttaccctaaGAGGAactctgacaaaacacatgtcagttcatacaggagagaaacccttcagctgctctgagtgtggtaaaaggtttaaccggaaagcgactctgaccacacacatgttagttcatacaggagagaaagccttcagctgctctgtttgcagtaaaagctttaccctaagaggaagtctgacaaaacacatgttaattcatacaggagagaaacccttcagctgctctgagtgtggtaaaaggtttaaccggaaagaaattctgaccagacacatgttagttcatgcaggagagaaatgctaa